Part of the Stigmatopora argus isolate UIUO_Sarg chromosome 3, RoL_Sarg_1.0, whole genome shotgun sequence genome, GAGGTGAACACGCATGGGAGGCACAACACCTGTTTCCATCACACCATTGCACACCATAGTATTCTCATTTAATAATTGTAAGGTTCAGGGTTGACATTTTGCAGAATTTGCAACAAGCTTCAAAGAATTAATACGACAGTGAAAACATGACGCTGTATTGTGGAAAACTTTACTCATCTTACATTAGGGCGACAATGCGGCAGCTCCTGCACGCTGCCATGTTCATCTTCTGCCTCATGCCAGTCACAGTGTGTGGGAAGCTTCACTGCCTCTTCCGGCCCCTCCTGGAAAATGACTATAAATTTGAGCCCATTGTGACTGAGTGCCCCCCAGGCGAGGTGTGCTTCAAAGTGGAAGCTCGCTACGGCAACTACAGCGCCCTGTCTGGAAGCGGCTGCTTGCCGAAGACGGTCTGCGGCCAGGAGCGCCCGCTCACTTACAAGGGAGCTGTCTACACCATGAGCTACGCTTGCTGCCAACGGCCATATTGCAACGCCTGTGTAGGCCTCGTTGCCAATGCTATCATCACTGTAACACTTGTGACTGTTGCTGTGATGATTGTAACCTGAAGATATTTAGAAGGCCTTTTTGACTAAGCTGTTTTTAGAATTTTCAGAAAATCCATGATTTTAATAAACCACAAACCACTCTCTCTTTTAACAGGGTGtagtaattatttttatttataacttTACCTTTTGAACTAAAGTAGGTCCTCAGTTGTTGTAACCTATGTGCCAGTAaaatccttccatttttttgtaaacccTCCAAACCTCGGTTGACTAATGTGGTGTGCTATGCTGTTCTCTGTAGTCCATTTTTGGTATTGCAGTACAAGTATAATCCAATTGAAGCGAATATAAATAGCTTAATTTGCAGGGTGCCATTAGAATTTATCTAACAGACATAAATGTTACTtccaaaaaatatatcaa contains:
- the LOC144071985 gene encoding protein Bouncer-like, which encodes MRQLLHAAMFIFCLMPVTVCGKLHCLFRPLLENDYKFEPIVTECPPGEVCFKVEARYGNYSALSGSGCLPKTVCGQERPLTYKGAVYTMSYACCQRPYCNACVGLVANAIITVTLVTVAVMIVT